One Bythopirellula goksoeyrii genomic window, CTCATAGAGATTGGATTGCTCAATGTACGCCAAGGCGATCACGAACCAGGAATGACCAAATCCTTGAAGCACACCTTTTTCCGGATTGGTGGCACTGGGAAATTCATTGAAAGATGAATGGTAGTTTTGCAGCCCGAGCTCAAGTTGCTTGAGGTGGTTTGTGCATTGCGACCGCCGGGCCGCCTCGCGGGCAGCCTGTATGGCGGGTAACAACAACGCGACCAGGACGCCGATAATCGCAATGACGACCAAGAGTTCAACTAGGGTAAAACCGCATTTTCTTGTTACTGGCTTGCATTTCGTCATAACACGAACTCCAAGTAACCCACAGATAAGATGAACTACCGCGTAGTCTCGGTGTGAATAGGTTTGCCTGACAGAGCCAATCATTGATCGCTTCAAATCGGGCAAATACATAACAAGTCGGAATGGCGTTCTCACTGCGACACAACTCCCCATGCATGAGGCTAGTGGGACTAAGCAAAGTGATTCAAGGCCGCCACATTAAATCCGATTATACTACTATCTTTCTACAGTAATGCACTTTAGAATAGTAGTCAAGCTTTGATCCTACAAATTGATCGCAATTGACTCAAAAAAGAATAATTCAGTATTTCACCGCTTGATACATGAAGTCTGGGACGAGGAGGACGAGTATGAGCATATGCTCCCAGTCGAGGCGGGATTTTCTGCGCCGCGCCATCGCGGCAGGCATTTCGGTACCCTTAGCAGAAAATGCCTGCTTATCGCGGGCAGAATCAACTCGACCCGATTCAAAGTCGCCCAATGAAAAACTCGACATAGCCGTCATCGGAGTGGATGGGCGAGGCAAGGCGAATCTTGATGGAGTAGCAAATGAGAACATCATTGCGCTGTGCGACATTGATGACGAACGACTCCACTTTGCCGCAAAGCAGTTTCCCCATGCAAAACTCTTCAAAGACTACCGCCAGTTGCTTGATTCAACAAAGCTCGACGCCCTCGTAGTTTCAACGCCAGACCATACTCATGCCATTCCAGTTGTCTCGGCTCTTCAGTTAGGTCTTGACGTCTACTGCGAAAAACCTCTGGCTCACAGTGTATGGGAAGTCCGGCAAATGCGAGATTGGGCTAAAAAGCAAGGCTCCGTTACGCAGATGGGAACGCAAATTCATGCAACCGATAACTATCGGCGTGTGGTCGAGTTGATTCAAGCCGGTGCGATTGGAAAAGTCGATCGTGTTCACATCTGGCACCCGAATTCTTCGAAGCCCGGCAAACGTTCACCAAGTGGGACACCACCAGCGCATATTGATTACGATCTTTGGATTGGTCCTGCGCCCTTGCGACCCTTTGATTTGTCACATTTCCATTTTAACTGGCGTTATTGGTGGGATTTTGGAGGCGGAACCTTGGCCGACTTGGGATGCCATTACATAGATTTGCCTTACTGGGCGTTAAAACTAGGAAACCCTGAGTCGATCAGAGCTCAAGGCGAAAAGACATATATTGGCGACAATGAAGTACCCGATAATCTCAGAGTCGATTACCAGTTCCCTGCGCGAGATAATCTATCTTCAGTTCATCTTACTTGGTATCACGGTACCTTGAGGCCGGAAGGATCGGAAGAATACGAAAAAAACGCGGCAGTTCTCTTCGAAGGAACCCAAGGTCGACTATTGGCTGACTACAGCACGTTAAGAATCTATTCTGAACAAGACGGCGTGATCGCAACGCCAGTCGAGCCAATACCCGCCTCAATTGGCCATCATCAGGAGTGGATCGAGGCCTGCAAGATGCGCGGAGAAACAACCTGCAACTTCGACTATTCCGGTGCACTGGCTGAGACTGTTTTATTAGGAAATGTTGCTTATCGTGTAGGTCAAGAGCTTCAGTGGGAACATCAATCTCTACAAGCCACGAACTGCCCTGAAGCAGAACAGTACATTCGGCGGGAGTATCGCCAGGGCTGGGAGCTGTAGTCTTCTAGTACTCAGTTTGTAACGTCAAAGCTGAATAGTCGCTTGGCTCTCGGACCTCAAATGAAAAAACGCAACATGCTCAATAGTGACGGCTAGTAATGTGCGGCCTTTTTACCTTGTCGATGATTTATTGTGATGCGGAATTGTATGCGGGTCCGCAGGGCAG contains:
- a CDS encoding Gfo/Idh/MocA family protein, producing MSICSQSRRDFLRRAIAAGISVPLAENACLSRAESTRPDSKSPNEKLDIAVIGVDGRGKANLDGVANENIIALCDIDDERLHFAAKQFPHAKLFKDYRQLLDSTKLDALVVSTPDHTHAIPVVSALQLGLDVYCEKPLAHSVWEVRQMRDWAKKQGSVTQMGTQIHATDNYRRVVELIQAGAIGKVDRVHIWHPNSSKPGKRSPSGTPPAHIDYDLWIGPAPLRPFDLSHFHFNWRYWWDFGGGTLADLGCHYIDLPYWALKLGNPESIRAQGEKTYIGDNEVPDNLRVDYQFPARDNLSSVHLTWYHGTLRPEGSEEYEKNAAVLFEGTQGRLLADYSTLRIYSEQDGVIATPVEPIPASIGHHQEWIEACKMRGETTCNFDYSGALAETVLLGNVAYRVGQELQWEHQSLQATNCPEAEQYIRREYRQGWEL